The following coding sequences are from one Lusitaniella coriacea LEGE 07157 window:
- a CDS encoding CHAT domain-containing protein → MKRTLPEYFHAKGLPANHYIVALRSTRLVVGIALTAALSTPANAQSITPEIGGTGTTVTINGNQFDISGGTLSNDGANLFHSFQQFGLDANQVANFLATPQLQNILSRVVGGDPSIINGLLQVSGGNPNLYLMNPAGIIFGNGASLNVPADFFATTATGIGFGDNNWFNAFGSNDYENLIGNPSTFAFDFSQPGAIINAGDLALASGHNFTLLGGTVINTGTIATAGGTINLSSVPGTRLVRISQPNSLLSLEIEPPRDAQGNLQSFTALDLPTLLAGTQVETGLTLNPDNSVQLSNTGITIPTDTGTTIASGNLDVSSSQMGGNIDVLGNTVGLIAANLDASGNVGGGNIRVGGDYQGQGEIPNAWRTFVSSDSALLADALTNGDGGRVIVWADDVTRFFGEISATGGLNGGDGGFAEVSGKNSLVFQGLADLSAPVGQVGTLLLDPTDITISNAVDTPTMTFGGGIFSDAATTPSNLNVTTLQNQLALSDVTVSTASGLGGVGDIDVNDSITWSSGNTLTLDADNDINLTTVDISITGANNAALILKADNTIDITEVMIVSLGGGSLDVTLNADADGNGAGAIRLNAMDIASNGGNITLGGGVDPLNNAAQGTAVNLNGVSISNAVLDAGGGNISLRGTGFAGGGTARGIFLENNSRLDTTGTGNITLVGSSANTASININNSSISGGSGTITATGDEITLVNGSQVSGTGTLQVQPLTPSLGITVGQELNDARLNLHAPDLDTIQDGFSQVVIGRDDGSGAITFLEDTTFNDATTLQAPVGEGSIDTQGFDITGDGNLTLRANQNITTETITNPGAAVTVTSTNGTVSTGDISTSLSSNGGAIALSANGNLEVGTIDSSSLVANGGNIALNSTTGSIEAGNLNASGGVDGGTIQVIASTAITAGQIDASGTSGKGGNVTLDPINDIQVSWINAQGATTGGTVDITAGRFFRAIDSFTASNGTLASISTIGGSGSGAMTIRHGGNGVTPFEIGNATQNGTAAAITSGDFEFTSGEAFLFTTQRGNLSLVSIDAPATPIVNPVDLTTPDTTPPPPDITPTPTPTTPPAPDRVVFDQLSQPEEIAPQLTANTPVSIELSRYVAQLDKRLTQTFENHLQIPEVPDLNLEQSQSILGDIENATGIKPALIYATFIPATLSSTVELEDDEGARSRDRLELVLVTASGQVVRHRTNATREEVLKVSRRFRSTATNANRPSGYRSLAQQMYQWLVEPLEADLQAQNIQNLVFITDAGLRAIPLAAMHDGQGFIIERYSMGLMPSLALTDSRYGNVGNVSVLAMGSEEFETQSPLPSVPIEVALITEQLWKGEAFLNSEFTLNNLKAAQSQTPYGIVHLATHGEFKSGKLSNSYIQLWDTQLSLDSVRTLGWHDPAVELLVLSACRTAIGSEEAELGFAGLAVLAGVKSAMGSLWYVSDSGTLGLMSAFYGQLQDAPIKAEALRQAQLAMIRGEVRFEEGQLITPGGNFPLPPELQVRTLDLSHPYYWSAFTMIGSPW, encoded by the coding sequence ATGAAACGTACTCTGCCAGAATATTTTCACGCGAAAGGTTTACCCGCAAATCATTATATCGTTGCCCTTAGATCGACAAGACTGGTTGTAGGAATTGCCCTCACTGCTGCTCTTTCAACACCTGCTAACGCTCAATCGATTACCCCTGAGATTGGGGGAACCGGAACAACCGTCACCATCAACGGCAATCAATTCGATATTAGCGGCGGAACCCTTTCAAACGACGGCGCAAACCTCTTTCACAGCTTTCAACAGTTTGGACTCGATGCCAACCAAGTCGCCAATTTTCTCGCCACTCCCCAACTGCAAAATATTTTAAGCCGAGTTGTGGGGGGAGATCCTTCGATTATCAACGGACTCCTGCAAGTGTCTGGAGGAAATCCCAATTTATATTTAATGAATCCTGCGGGAATTATCTTTGGCAATGGCGCAAGTTTAAACGTTCCAGCAGACTTTTTTGCCACCACTGCAACGGGAATTGGATTTGGCGATAATAACTGGTTCAATGCCTTTGGCAGCAATGATTACGAGAATTTAATCGGTAATCCTTCTACCTTTGCCTTCGACTTCTCGCAACCGGGTGCGATTATTAATGCGGGAGATTTAGCGCTTGCATCGGGACACAATTTTACTCTATTGGGAGGAACCGTTATTAATACCGGAACCATTGCCACGGCAGGGGGAACGATTAACCTCTCTTCCGTTCCGGGAACCCGTCTTGTTAGAATCTCGCAACCCAACAGCTTGTTGAGTTTGGAAATCGAACCCCCAAGAGATGCTCAAGGTAATCTTCAATCCTTCACCGCCCTCGATTTACCCACATTACTCGCAGGGACGCAAGTTGAAACCGGACTCACCCTCAATCCCGATAACAGCGTCCAACTGAGCAATACTGGCATTACAATTCCTACAGACACGGGAACTACCATCGCTTCGGGGAATCTCGATGTCTCCTCATCCCAAATGGGGGGAAATATCGATGTTTTGGGCAATACCGTCGGTTTAATTGCGGCTAATCTCGATGCGTCGGGAAATGTTGGCGGGGGAAACATTCGCGTCGGCGGCGACTACCAAGGACAGGGAGAGATCCCCAATGCGTGGCGTACTTTTGTCAGTAGTGATTCTGCACTCCTTGCGGATGCTTTAACCAATGGTGATGGGGGGCGAGTCATTGTTTGGGCGGATGATGTCACGCGGTTCTTCGGCGAAATTAGCGCCACAGGCGGACTGAACGGCGGAGATGGTGGTTTTGCAGAAGTTTCAGGTAAAAATTCCCTTGTATTCCAAGGACTAGCGGATTTAAGCGCGCCTGTCGGTCAAGTGGGAACTCTCCTGCTCGATCCCACCGATATTACCATTAGCAATGCTGTTGATACGCCCACAATGACCTTTGGGGGAGGGATATTTTCTGATGCGGCAACAACACCCTCCAACCTCAATGTAACCACTCTCCAAAATCAACTGGCATTAAGTGACGTTACTGTTTCCACCGCGTCGGGTTTAGGAGGAGTTGGCGATATTGACGTTAACGACTCGATTACCTGGAGTAGCGGGAATACACTAACGCTAGATGCCGATAACGATATCAATTTAACCACTGTTGACATCAGTATAACGGGTGCGAATAATGCGGCACTGATTCTGAAAGCAGACAATACGATTGACATAACGGAAGTAATGATTGTCTCGCTTGGGGGTGGAAGCCTGGATGTCACGCTGAATGCCGATGCAGATGGTAATGGCGCGGGGGCGATTCGATTGAATGCGATGGATATTGCTTCTAATGGTGGAAATATTACCCTTGGTGGTGGGGTAGATCCCTTAAATAATGCAGCGCAGGGAACGGCGGTAAACCTGAATGGCGTAAGCATCTCTAATGCCGTATTGGATGCTGGTGGTGGCAATATTTCGCTTCGAGGAACGGGGTTTGCTGGAGGGGGGACTGCTCGCGGAATCTTCCTGGAGAATAATAGCCGTTTGGATACCACTGGTACGGGAAATATTACTCTGGTGGGAAGTAGTGCCAATACCGCTAGCATTAACATTAACAATAGTTCGATTAGCGGGGGAAGCGGAACGATTACCGCGACGGGAGATGAAATCACGTTGGTGAATGGTTCGCAAGTATCGGGGACGGGTACGCTTCAAGTGCAACCGCTTACGCCGAGTTTGGGGATTACGGTTGGGCAAGAACTCAACGATGCTCGCTTAAATCTCCATGCTCCTGACCTGGATACGATACAGGACGGGTTTTCTCAGGTTGTTATCGGACGGGATGATGGCAGTGGAGCGATTACCTTTCTTGAGGATACAACATTCAACGATGCGACAACGCTGCAAGCACCTGTGGGTGAGGGTTCGATTGATACGCAAGGTTTTGACATAACGGGCGATGGGAATTTAACGTTACGAGCGAATCAAAATATTACGACTGAAACGATTACCAATCCCGGTGCGGCTGTTACGGTAACGAGTACGAACGGGACGGTGAGTACAGGAGATATTTCGACTTCACTATCGAGTAATGGGGGCGCGATCGCGCTCTCGGCAAATGGTAACCTCGAAGTGGGTACAATCGATTCGAGTTCTCTTGTGGCAAATGGGGGAAACATCGCCCTAAATAGCACGACGGGGAGCATTGAGGCAGGGAATTTAAATGCTTCTGGCGGGGTTGATGGGGGAACGATTCAAGTTATCGCTAGCACTGCGATTACCGCCGGACAGATTGATGCGAGTGGAACGTCAGGGAAAGGCGGAAACGTTACCCTCGACCCCATCAACGACATTCAGGTGAGTTGGATTAACGCGCAAGGGGCAACCACGGGGGGAACTGTTGATATTACCGCAGGGCGCTTTTTCCGCGCTATCGACAGCTTTACCGCCAGCAATGGAACCCTCGCCAGTATCTCCACAATTGGGGGAAGCGGAAGCGGTGCAATGACGATTCGACACGGTGGAAATGGCGTAACTCCTTTTGAAATTGGCAACGCCACTCAGAACGGAACCGCCGCAGCGATTACCAGTGGCGATTTTGAGTTTACATCTGGGGAAGCCTTTCTGTTCACCACACAACGGGGTAATCTCAGTTTGGTGAGTATCGACGCACCCGCCACGCCTATCGTGAATCCCGTTGATTTAACAACTCCCGATACGACACCTCCCCCTCCCGATATTACGCCTACACCCACCCCGACGACTCCCCCAGCCCCCGATCGCGTGGTATTCGACCAACTCTCTCAACCCGAAGAGATTGCGCCGCAATTAACCGCTAATACTCCCGTGAGTATTGAACTCTCCCGTTACGTCGCCCAACTGGATAAACGCCTCACCCAAACCTTTGAAAATCATCTCCAAATTCCGGAAGTTCCCGACCTCAATCTCGAACAGTCTCAAAGCATTCTGGGGGACATCGAAAACGCCACAGGGATTAAACCCGCATTAATTTATGCAACCTTTATCCCCGCAACCCTTTCTTCAACCGTGGAATTAGAAGATGATGAAGGAGCAAGATCGCGCGATCGTTTAGAACTCGTCCTCGTTACCGCCTCCGGACAAGTGGTTCGCCACCGCACCAACGCCACCCGCGAAGAAGTCCTGAAAGTCTCAAGGCGCTTTCGTTCCACCGCCACCAACGCCAATCGTCCTTCGGGGTATCGTTCCCTCGCTCAACAGATGTATCAATGGCTTGTCGAACCCCTCGAAGCCGACTTACAAGCCCAAAACATTCAAAACCTTGTTTTTATTACAGATGCGGGGTTACGGGCGATTCCTCTAGCGGCGATGCACGATGGTCAAGGATTTATTATCGAGCGCTATAGCATGGGTTTAATGCCCAGCCTTGCCTTAACCGATAGCCGCTATGGAAATGTGGGAAATGTTTCGGTGTTAGCAATGGGTTCTGAAGAATTTGAAACTCAATCCCCCTTACCCTCCGTCCCGATAGAAGTTGCGCTGATTACAGAACAATTGTGGAAAGGAGAAGCATTTCTCAACAGCGAATTCACCCTTAATAATCTTAAAGCCGCGCAATCGCAAACCCCCTACGGCATCGTTCACCTTGCCACCCACGGCGAATTCAAATCTGGAAAGTTGAGCAACTCTTACATTCAATTGTGGGATACTCAATTGAGCCTCGATAGCGTACGTACTCTGGGTTGGCACGACCCGGCAGTTGAGTTGTTGGTTTTGAGTGCCTGTCGCACGGCAATTGGCAGTGAGGAAGCAGAGTTAGGATTTGCAGGACTAGCGGTGTTAGCAGGGGTTAAGTCTGCAATGGGTAGCCTTTGGTACGTCAGCGATTCGGGAACCTTGGGATTGATGAGCGCGTTTTACGGACAGTTGCAAGACGCGCCAATTAAAGCGGAAGCCTTGCGTCAGGCACAACTGGCGATGATTCGCGGTGAAGTGCGTTTTGAAGAGGGTCAGTTGATTACGCCGGGGGGGAATTTCCCGCTTCCTCCGGAGTTGCAGGTGAGAACGTTGGATTTAAGCCATCCCTACTATTGGAGCGCATTTACGATGATTGGCAGTCCTTGGTAA
- a CDS encoding ABC transporter permease — MLKHLFESRFFALVIKEIHQILRDKSLIIFLIFPPTIQLLIYGFALNPDVQNLNIGIVDRAQTYESREMVAALTENDVFVAHRFFLDEGNLAQEVREGNLTAGVVIPQEFARNIEQDRTAEVQIFIDGVDANTAGIASGYMQQIIEQYNRQLNANITPLLANTQTIFLYNPGLKSSWFFVPGMMGVIFTLISSLVSAGTVVREKDVGTLEQLLMTPANAWEILLAKIVPLFILLMGDVVLALCLGRLVFDVPFRGNLLLFFALSGLYVFVGMGIGIMLATISRTQQQAFLTSFFINLPLIQLSGAIAPIESMPPLLQSLSFFNPLRHYVAIVRGIMLKGVGLDVLGFHAIALFLFAVVILSVSINRFRRQLV; from the coding sequence ATCCTAAAGCATTTATTCGAGAGTCGTTTTTTTGCCCTGGTAATCAAGGAAATTCATCAGATTCTTAGGGACAAATCTTTGATTATTTTTCTGATTTTTCCACCAACGATTCAATTATTGATTTATGGGTTTGCTTTGAACCCGGACGTACAAAATTTAAATATTGGAATTGTCGATCGCGCGCAAACTTACGAAAGCCGCGAAATGGTTGCCGCACTGACGGAAAATGATGTTTTTGTGGCACATCGATTTTTTTTAGATGAGGGGAATTTAGCCCAGGAGGTTCGAGAAGGAAACTTAACCGCAGGGGTGGTCATTCCTCAAGAGTTTGCAAGGAATATCGAACAGGATCGCACGGCAGAGGTGCAAATTTTCATCGATGGGGTTGATGCCAACACCGCAGGAATTGCAAGCGGCTATATGCAACAAATTATCGAGCAGTACAATCGCCAATTGAATGCTAATATTACGCCCCTCTTAGCAAACACTCAAACCATTTTTCTCTACAATCCTGGACTAAAGAGTAGTTGGTTTTTTGTACCAGGAATGATGGGCGTTATTTTTACGCTGATTAGTTCGTTGGTTTCTGCGGGAACGGTGGTACGAGAAAAGGATGTAGGAACCCTAGAACAACTTTTGATGACTCCGGCAAATGCCTGGGAAATCCTTCTCGCAAAAATCGTCCCTTTATTTATTTTATTAATGGGAGATGTCGTCTTGGCATTGTGCTTGGGAAGATTGGTTTTTGACGTTCCTTTTCGAGGTAATTTATTGCTCTTTTTTGCCCTTTCTGGATTGTATGTTTTTGTGGGAATGGGAATCGGAATTATGTTAGCAACGATTTCTCGTACCCAACAGCAGGCATTTTTAACCTCATTTTTTATTAATTTACCCCTGATTCAATTATCCGGCGCGATCGCGCCCATTGAAAGTATGCCCCCTCTCCTCCAGTCTCTCTCCTTCTTCAACCCCCTGCGTCACTACGTCGCCATCGTCCGGGGAATTATGCTCAAAGGGGTAGGATTAGATGTATTAGGATTCCACGCGATCGCGCTTTTCCTCTTTGCTGTTGTAATCCTCTCTGTCAGTATTAATCGCTTCCGCCGCCAACTTGTCTAA
- a CDS encoding Ppx/GppA phosphatase family protein, with translation MVDSVAQSKLDASNLSSDRAEDFNLAAIDIGTNSIHMVIARIHCALPALTIIAKEKDTVRLGDRDPKTKRLTPEAMQRALGSLRRCKDLAKAFEVKQIVAVATSAMREAPNGAEFLQQIEAEVGLQVNLISGPEEARRIYLGVLSCMDFQNKPQVVIDIGGGSTEIILADIYQPRFLSSTKVGAVRLTQDFVTTDPVSREQLGYLQAYVRGMLERPIDDLRAQLQPSEQVGAIGTSGTIKTLATIDAMEKTGSEPNPLQGYQLTLQALEKLLNRLASLSYEERSQIPGMDAKRSEIIVAGAVVLCEAMKRLELDSITICERALREGAIVDWMIARGFIEDRLCYQGEVRKRSVLKIARKYQVKMEYSERVANFALSLFNQLKGHLHDWGEDERELLWAAGMLHNSGLYISHSSHHKHSYYLIRNAELLGFTELEIELIANISRYHRKSKPKKKHESYNNLPSKEERILVNQLSAILRLAVGLDRRQTGTIQRVQCDFRPNSRKLKLYIFPTDPNDPCELELWNLDYKKVAFEEEFGVKTIAQLKLD, from the coding sequence ATGGTTGATTCCGTTGCCCAAAGCAAACTCGACGCATCGAACCTTTCCTCCGATCGCGCGGAAGATTTCAATTTAGCAGCAATTGATATCGGGACAAACTCGATTCACATGGTCATTGCGCGCATTCACTGTGCGCTTCCCGCCTTGACCATTATCGCCAAAGAAAAAGATACCGTGCGGTTGGGCGATCGCGACCCCAAAACCAAACGCCTAACCCCAGAAGCCATGCAGCGCGCCCTAGGATCCTTGCGACGCTGTAAAGATTTAGCCAAAGCCTTCGAGGTCAAACAGATCGTTGCAGTCGCCACAAGCGCCATGCGAGAGGCTCCCAACGGTGCGGAATTCCTACAACAGATCGAAGCGGAAGTGGGGTTGCAGGTTAATCTCATCTCTGGGCCCGAAGAAGCGCGGCGCATTTATCTCGGCGTTCTCTCTTGTATGGACTTCCAAAACAAACCCCAAGTCGTGATCGACATTGGCGGCGGTTCCACAGAAATTATCCTGGCGGATATTTATCAACCGCGTTTCCTGAGTAGCACGAAAGTGGGTGCCGTTCGCCTCACCCAAGATTTTGTCACCACAGATCCCGTCAGTCGCGAACAGTTGGGCTATTTGCAAGCCTATGTGCGGGGAATGCTCGAACGCCCCATTGATGACTTGCGCGCCCAATTACAACCCAGCGAACAAGTTGGTGCAATTGGAACGTCCGGGACAATTAAAACCCTTGCAACCATCGATGCAATGGAAAAGACGGGCAGCGAACCCAATCCCCTCCAAGGCTATCAACTAACCCTGCAAGCCCTAGAAAAACTCCTAAATCGCCTTGCTTCCTTAAGTTATGAAGAACGCAGTCAAATTCCGGGAATGGATGCCAAACGCTCGGAAATTATTGTCGCGGGGGCAGTGGTTTTATGTGAGGCGATGAAACGGCTAGAACTAGACTCTATAACGATTTGCGAGCGAGCATTACGGGAGGGCGCGATCGTCGATTGGATGATTGCTCGCGGTTTTATTGAAGATCGCCTTTGCTATCAAGGGGAAGTGCGCAAGCGCAGCGTTCTGAAAATTGCCCGCAAATATCAGGTCAAAATGGAATATTCCGAGCGCGTTGCCAATTTTGCCCTCAGTTTATTTAATCAATTAAAAGGACATCTGCACGATTGGGGAGAAGACGAGCGAGAATTGTTGTGGGCGGCTGGAATGCTCCACAATAGCGGACTCTACATTTCCCATTCATCCCATCACAAACATTCTTATTACCTCATTCGCAATGCGGAACTTCTGGGATTTACCGAGCTGGAAATCGAACTGATTGCCAATATTTCCCGCTACCACCGCAAGAGCAAACCCAAGAAAAAGCACGAGAGTTATAACAATTTGCCTAGTAAAGAAGAGCGGATTTTGGTGAATCAATTGAGCGCAATTCTTCGCCTTGCGGTTGGTTTAGATCGGCGACAAACCGGAACGATTCAACGGGTTCAGTGTGATTTTCGCCCCAATTCTCGTAAGCTAAAATTATATATTTTTCCAACCGATCCGAACGATCCTTGCGAGTTAGAATTGTGGAATTTGGATTATAAGAAAGTGGCATTTGAAGAAGAGTTTGGGGTTAAAACGATCGCACAACTTAAACTAGATTGA
- a CDS encoding SDR family oxidoreductase gives MNSNKVAIVTAASRGIGAGCAKELAARGYQVSLIARSDRVLYLAQELNGIAIQGSISVFEDLERLVQNTLNKFGRIDAVVNSFGDPPRSELLDIDDEMWLENFEMLFLSVVRIAKLVTKPMQEQGGGAIVNISACDSQEPELGTAFSGTLRAAMEGFTKLYAKRYRADRIRMNSVAPFFVADSIEELEGWNVPSDLMWGRPTTYSELAKTVAFLISDDAKFITGTTLKVDEARSAAI, from the coding sequence ATGAATTCAAACAAAGTCGCGATCGTGACGGCAGCTAGTCGTGGAATAGGTGCGGGGTGTGCCAAGGAGTTAGCCGCACGAGGATATCAAGTATCATTGATTGCACGAAGCGATCGCGTTTTATATCTCGCTCAAGAACTTAATGGTATTGCCATACAAGGTTCAATATCAGTTTTTGAAGATTTAGAACGATTAGTTCAGAACACACTAAATAAATTCGGCAGAATCGATGCGGTAGTTAATAGTTTTGGCGATCCACCTCGTTCTGAATTGCTCGATATTGACGATGAAATGTGGCTCGAAAATTTTGAAATGCTGTTTTTAAGCGTAGTTCGCATTGCTAAATTAGTTACAAAACCAATGCAGGAACAAGGGGGTGGTGCGATCGTTAATATTTCCGCTTGTGACTCTCAAGAACCAGAATTGGGAACTGCTTTCAGTGGAACACTTCGCGCTGCAATGGAAGGCTTTACTAAACTATATGCCAAACGGTATCGTGCCGATCGTATTCGCATGAATTCAGTAGCACCATTTTTCGTAGCAGATAGCATCGAAGAATTAGAAGGGTGGAACGTACCATCTGACTTGATGTGGGGTCGTCCTACTACATACTCAGAACTAGCTAAGACGGTAGCTTTCTTGATTTCAGATGATGCCAAATTTATTACGGGTACAACTCTTAAAGTAGACGAAGCTCGTTCGGCAGCGATTTAG
- a CDS encoding ureidoglycolate lyase — translation MTPSHSLQRLSAQPMTRENFQPYGQFITPSTDSKPYGNDDAQLDLSNGTPRFYIMRLQQRGRTFHTITRHQRCTQCLGSLEGKDWLIAVSPPSESNRPDLEQMKAFRIPGNGFIKLARGTWHAGPYFDHEAVDFYNLELSDTNEIDYFTHNFREIEGLTFEIL, via the coding sequence ATGACTCCCTCTCACTCCCTTCAACGCCTTTCCGCACAACCGATGACTCGCGAAAACTTTCAACCCTACGGACAATTTATTACTCCCTCTACCGACAGCAAACCTTACGGGAATGACGACGCACAATTGGATTTAAGTAACGGCACCCCTCGCTTTTACATCATGCGCCTTCAACAAAGAGGACGCACCTTTCACACCATTACGCGCCATCAACGATGTACTCAATGTTTGGGTTCCTTGGAAGGAAAAGACTGGTTGATTGCGGTTTCGCCGCCTTCCGAATCGAATCGTCCGGATTTAGAACAAATGAAAGCCTTTCGCATTCCGGGTAACGGTTTTATTAAACTCGCACGGGGAACTTGGCACGCGGGCCCTTATTTTGATCACGAGGCTGTGGATTTTTATAACCTGGAACTGAGCGACACGAACGAAATCGACTATTTTACACACAATTTCAGAGAAATCGAGGGATTAACGTTTGAAATTCTCTAA
- a CDS encoding Uma2 family endonuclease — protein MLDYTSLTPLPTAEELPCSDETPVDNELQNLIPNLLLAILALIWSQRQDWFFGVDMGIYYIPQRHPQPLVPDGFLSIGVERHKGEQGRLSYVLWEEGGIVPCLAIECVSHTYNGEYDSKLEKYVELGVLYYVVYNPDYWQRRDREPFEVYRLVEGNYIRQSGEPVWMPEVGLGIGRGEGTYKGWMREWLYWYDEAGNCYPSPDDAIAQQQQRLEEMEAMLQQYRDRFGDLNS, from the coding sequence ATGCTAGACTACACCTCGCTCACTCCCCTGCCCACAGCAGAAGAATTACCCTGTTCCGATGAAACCCCGGTGGATAACGAACTGCAAAACCTCATTCCCAATTTACTGTTAGCGATCCTTGCACTGATTTGGTCGCAGCGACAGGATTGGTTTTTTGGGGTGGATATGGGGATTTACTACATTCCACAACGCCATCCACAACCTCTCGTTCCCGATGGTTTTTTGAGTATTGGCGTGGAACGACACAAAGGGGAACAGGGACGATTGAGTTACGTTCTGTGGGAAGAAGGGGGAATTGTGCCTTGTTTGGCAATTGAGTGCGTCTCTCATACCTACAACGGCGAGTACGACAGCAAATTGGAAAAGTATGTGGAGTTGGGCGTTCTCTACTACGTCGTCTACAATCCCGATTATTGGCAGCGTCGCGATCGCGAACCTTTTGAAGTTTATCGCCTTGTGGAAGGGAATTACATTCGCCAATCGGGAGAACCAGTTTGGATGCCGGAAGTGGGTTTAGGAATTGGACGGGGAGAGGGAACCTATAAGGGATGGATGCGAGAATGGTTGTATTGGTACGACGAAGCGGGGAATTGCTATCCCAGTCCGGATGACGCGATCGCGCAACAACAACAACGCCTAGAAGAAATGGAAGCGATGCTGCAACAATACCGCGATCGCTTTGGAGATTTGAATTCCTAG